TAAGCACAAACGAAACAAGGGTAGTTAGACTACTTGAATCCTGGCTTTTAAGTCATCTATTTACTCGTTCTCTTTCATGTAGCATCAAAGTTTGGGACAATTCAAGTAAATCAAATGAACAATCatagtaaagaaaaaagtgaaaggAGGAGAATCCTGAGGTTATTAAGGAAAGGGAAGAATCGAAGAAAGAAcaaggaaaagagagagagcgcGTGGGGTGTGCTAGTGAAGTGAGTTAAGCAGTCTATGTCAAAAGAGTTGTATAAAATGCACGCGCAGCTCTTAGTCTTAGGATCTTCCGTACACAAGAGCAAAAGCGTGTGGAGAAGGTTGCATCAATCTCTGATTGATTCAATCATGAATGACGTTCGTACAGTTGTGAGAGTCATTCATATTATTACTTTCgataatacactaatttatgtTCTGTATCGAGTATTATTAGTTTTGATGTTAATTGATATTCATATGGACCCATCCATTAAATGGGATTGTACACACGTCAAGTCATAAACGCATCTAAGGACAAAGGAGGTGATGAACTAAATAACACTAAACAAATGTCATAAGGAGACAGCATCTGATGTCTTTCTTTACccttttctttggttttataatttttaaacgatttttttttttttttgggttcacaGTTGTGATGTTGTGAACTTCTGATAATGATTTGTGGGGTTAGTAATTTGAGATGAACTTGAAAGCactgaataaaaaaatgtgtttacgACTCGATATTCTCATTCACCTTAACCAATACATACTACGTACAGTCGGCTAATCAGTAATCACTATTGCTCAACTGGTAAACTAGATCAATTTATATATtgacacacaaacacacaccaaaaatattataatagaaATGTCTTAAAACTATTAACTCACATTATATTTATGATGATGGCTCCAAGTTAGGGcttaaaatatgaaatatgacAAATCAAAGGTTGAGACTGAACATGGCAAATACCAAAAGCTGCTCTTTATTTATTCCCCtcaatatttgatatttatcCTATTGTGACGCAAATGGAAAttgtgttattatattttgcaGAAAATGGCGAATCTTTCCCTGAcataattaataagaaaataaataatcttcTTATGTTGGCTATTCTTAATATACCGATTCTATTGGTACAATTTCAATGGGTTATATTATATACTCTTTAATTTccgctttcttttcttttcttttcttttcttccatcAATCGTATTGCATTCTACATATATTCGATATCGGGGCCATGCTTATCTCGTTATCTTCAAATTAGTCCTCACTATTTTTAAGGGAACTGTTTTGTTATACTCCtaaccaaaattattttcttacaaggaatttttttaaaataaaaacgcCATGTTGATATTTACACTTACTGAAACTACTTCctatgtttcaaaatataaaatattttaaataaaagtatgcATATTAAgaagtatttattttattacgaataaccaatcacaacaaactgtataatataaataatcataaaattttaacgtaatttataatttgcataaaattttgaaaaacatcttataatataaaacaaaacaaaattcttgaGAACaacttatattatgaaacgcaTGGAGTAAAagttaagcaaataataatttacataaataattagaagaaatattttatcaataacAAGCATAAGTTAGATGTTGAGTTACAACTTCAGgaacaaacaagaaaataacTACAACACTTTGACACTGCAACAGTGGGAATATGAATATATGACCAATGCTCGTAGCTATCTAGAATCTACAATTGCAGAATTTTAGGCCTTCGATTTTGGTATGTCTTCGTCTCTTTTACTTgtgcttttgctttttaaaGCCCATTTTTGTTTAGGAGTCTGGTTCTTATTATTCTTAGCTTTTCTATATGTACAAGAAGAATATAAAAGGTCAACATCAACTTTTGCAAAGAGAGAACCTAAGTTTAATGCCAAAGTTCAGTTCTGAgcacataaacacaaaaagaagaaaacttcaatttctaaaacaattttattccaatgagagaatatatatttcCACGTCacattgtcttcttccttcttttgtgttgtgtacTTGTGTTTGATGGAGCCTTTGGAGACACTGTTCCGTGACTTTCGTCCTTATGCATGCGTGTAATCCGTGGGCATCTCATTCTCATCATAATTTTACTAACAAGTACATgctattttcttttatcatgCATGTCGCAATCCTATGTATTCTCTCAAAACAATTTATAGAGTTCAAGAACCCGTAGGCCCAGCTCTAATGGAAGCCCATtgaaacacataattttgaacCAATCCTGATAATAGTTTAGGGTACAAAGTGTGAGACAATCCAAGAAAGGATTTATTGAGGCTAATGAAATAGAAAAGATAGTAAATAGCTCATTGAGCTTTATTATgcaaaaatgtaaagaaaaggGGAAGAGCTTAGACCATCTCTATCGCCATCAATCTTCGTTGCtcaaaataatgtattttaattattttcttttaaatattattatatatttaaataataaatctgtaaaaaaaattgattaatcaTAAACTACCATACGTCAGAGAAACGATTCTAATTACGATGCTCaatgaaaaaatgtttttcaccttttggtttcttttattattattttttaatttttaattgagAGTATCTTTAGGAGAAACGACTAGTGGCCATGCTCTTAAATTGTCATAAAACACAAAGAGATTGTAgattaatatttcataaatgtgATGAAGGAGAGTTGTCTCAATACAACTCTCAAGGTTACATCTCTTGCTCACATAACAATCCTATTTATATCACTTTCTAAGGAAACCTTAAGATACATGAGCTTGCAATAACACATTGGGATTGGCTTGGACTTACGTTTGGCTTCTTGGACTTAAGTGTTATAGTCCCATAGCCAATCCCAGTCTTTTCAGCATCTCCCACTTATTAGAGTCTAGTGTAATTGGAACCATGGTTGGAGTAGGAACGAAATTTTTTCTTGGGGTTTCTTGACTCCCAAGGAGAAAAAGCCCTATTTCTCATCGTTACTTCCAGATGAAGTCGATTGTTTCGCTCCATCCATAAACCATAGAAGTAGACTACCCGTAAAGTCATTGACGTGTTTCAAATGCGTTTCCAGTTCGTGGAGATCTTTGATCTCGGAGAATCTGTTTACTCTGAATTCTGAAACACGCTTTGGTCTTGGAGGCATCCAATGCAACAACATGGATagttttctcatattttgttTAACTGAAACATCTGAATATGTTGGACATTTGTTTATAAAAGAGAATACTAATTATGTGCCAAAGCTAGTAAAGATCATTTGAAGTTATAATTAAAAGTAGCTGTACAATCATATCATACAGTATTAATTATCAACATTTTATTTCGAAACTTCAAATGTATTTATCTGCCCAGTATTGAATGGtcataatagtttttttgtgtgcaatGGTTTCTGTTTTTAAGTCAACTAATTCATGAACTTAAGTGATATAAGAACAATTTATATCCTCACATGTCCAATCAATCTATTTTACATGACAAATACAAGTGTAACGAGTCATCTTTAGAGAACTTTGTAatggatcattttttttttttgatttttatggaaaataccAAAGTGATAGACTACAGTATATTACAACGCTTACTTTATGTTACTTAGGAGTCTTTTAACTTTCTGTCTCTTAATCAATATGGGGTAAAACGTTAATATAGTACTTTTATCCTTAAATAGCCAATAAACATCAGCTTTTTGTCAGATTTACTTACGATTACTATATAAAGCAACTAATTAACACTAATAATATGTAGAAAGCCTAGCTACTACATAAACAAACCTCAATAAATCCCATATACACACATACGTTACTTCTAACGACTCGAattagataaaaacaaaatttctgaaTCCATCCTCTCCATTGATTTTCCCTCAGACTTTGTACATAGTGTGTTAACGAGCTATTCTTGTTCGATCATTAGTCAATAGTCATCCCACCGTAACAAGAAAAGCAAACACCTCCAGATTATGTACGCACGTGTTCTCTGCTCTTTACACCAATCCCAGCACCGGAGCTTCGATATCCGACCCGATCTATCTCTTCTtaacaacatcttcatcttcattgacTACCTCCCTGGATGTGCTGTCGtctcttttaattgttttaatgttAAGATCTCTCTGTGTTGTTGTTTATGAGTAGGGAGAAGTACAGAGAGGTGTGGAATAAATAGAGAGGCTTAAGTTGTAATTAAGTttgttaaagagagagagagtttgagagagagagaggtgacaTGAACAAAAAGAGTGGAATCCCACTCTACAGAAGATTACAAGACAAAGCTGAGTTTACTTGTTTTGCttctcttgtctttttctttcacTCACTTTGCTTCCATCTATCACTCTCACTTATCACATTttctatccaaaaaaaaaaagaagaaaaacaaactaatgTTAGGGAAACTGAACAGTTACGTGTTTGTACATTTACATATAATTCCTATTCGTATAGAGCATGCATGTTACTACATGAATATTTTTGTACGATTTTGCCCGATTTGACAATTCTAAGTTGAAGACTTTTTCTGAAAATGTATTTCCTTTTCCGACcccaacaaaacagaaaagtaGAGATAATTAAAATTGTGACTATTATAGATTAAATTTTGAGTGGAGGCTCACATACACAAATCTCTTATAAACTTATATTCCAATAATTTAAAGTAAAACTTCGAGTTAATTTCTCAAGAAACTTATCTTTCAATAGGATTTTTAGGGTTCGAGATTATAATAGGGAAGTCAGATAGGCttatctttaatttatattaaaacttagAGTTAATTTCTCAAGAAACTTATCTTTCAATAGATTT
The Camelina sativa cultivar DH55 chromosome 15, Cs, whole genome shotgun sequence DNA segment above includes these coding regions:
- the LOC109129194 gene encoding uncharacterized protein LOC109129194, with amino-acid sequence MKMKMLLRRDRSGRISKLRCWDWCKEQRTRAYIIWRCLLFLLRWDDY